In a genomic window of Bradyrhizobium ontarionense:
- a CDS encoding ubiquinol-cytochrome c reductase iron-sulfur subunit has product MDDHPTRRSVVFGTLTACASVAVAAAADDDDPRKEKQPQKGDLLVFSEGEREGQTITPADLKIGEPPVHAWPKDPANAIVRDGSRLNEVLIVRLDPNEFDEDTRPRAVEGIVAYSAICSHAGCPVTAWIKATEGNDDVFKCMCHNSEYDPRRGAQVVFGPAPRRLAALPLVIKDGELAIAAPFIGKVGGQQG; this is encoded by the coding sequence ATGGACGATCATCCGACACGTCGCTCGGTGGTTTTCGGCACGCTTACAGCCTGCGCGTCGGTCGCGGTCGCCGCGGCGGCTGACGACGATGATCCACGCAAGGAAAAGCAGCCGCAGAAGGGCGATCTGCTCGTGTTCTCGGAAGGGGAACGCGAAGGACAGACGATCACGCCCGCCGATCTGAAGATCGGCGAGCCGCCCGTTCATGCATGGCCGAAGGATCCGGCGAACGCCATCGTGCGTGACGGGTCACGACTGAACGAGGTGCTGATCGTCAGGCTCGATCCGAACGAGTTCGACGAGGACACGCGTCCGCGCGCAGTAGAGGGCATCGTCGCCTACTCGGCGATCTGCTCGCATGCGGGATGCCCGGTGACGGCCTGGATCAAGGCCACGGAGGGCAACGACGATGTCTTCAAATGCATGTGCCACAACTCTGAATACGACCCGAGGCGTGGGGCCCAGGTCGTGTTCGGTCCCGCGCCGCGGCGGCTCGCTGCGCTTCCCCTCGTGATCAAGGACGGCGAGCTGGCGATTGCTGCACCTTTCATCGGAAAGGTGGGTGGCCAGCAGGGCTGA